A single window of Sphingobacterium sp. ML3W DNA harbors:
- a CDS encoding TPM domain-containing protein, producing MMLLSVTHLFAQDFPATPNRLVNDYTKTLTASQMDQLERKLLAFEDSTSVQIAVVLMNSTGSYDISDYAVRLAQQWGVGNKKYNSGILLLAAIGDRAVTIQTGYGIEGAVPDAIAHRIIENEIKPAFRAQDYYTGVNNATDALISYTKGEYKADPKQPNGSGGTSKMLILIVVVMIVIALISKKGGNGGNGGGKMMNGRGSSDLLWWTLLNTLGRGGSGGGGFGGGGDSGGFGGFGGGGFGGGGASGRW from the coding sequence ATGATGCTTTTAAGTGTAACACATTTATTTGCGCAGGATTTTCCTGCTACCCCAAACCGCTTGGTTAATGATTATACAAAGACCTTGACAGCGAGTCAAATGGATCAGTTGGAGCGGAAGCTATTGGCTTTTGAAGATTCGACCTCCGTTCAGATTGCTGTTGTTCTGATGAATTCAACAGGTTCTTACGACATCAGTGATTATGCAGTGAGACTTGCACAACAATGGGGGGTCGGAAATAAGAAATACAATAGTGGAATATTATTATTGGCAGCAATTGGCGACCGCGCTGTTACTATACAGACAGGCTATGGTATAGAAGGTGCTGTACCTGACGCAATTGCACACCGAATTATAGAAAATGAGATTAAGCCTGCCTTTCGAGCACAAGATTATTATACAGGAGTCAATAATGCAACAGATGCATTGATATCCTATACCAAAGGTGAGTATAAAGCGGATCCTAAACAACCAAATGGAAGTGGCGGTACCTCGAAGATGCTGATTCTTATTGTTGTCGTTATGATTGTCATTGCCTTGATTTCTAAAAAAGGTGGAAACGGTGGTAATGGTGGTGGTAAAATGATGAACGGCAGAGGAAGTTCAGATTTACTTTGGTGGACACTTTTAAATACCCTAGGACGAGGAGGTTCAGGGGGCGGTGGCTTTGGCGGCGGCGGCGATAGTGGTGGCTTCGGAGGTTTCGGAGGCGGCGGCTTCGGAGGCGGTGGAGCTAGTGGTAGATGGTAG
- a CDS encoding TPM domain-containing protein, producing MGAFSSEEQEKVVHAISLAENRTSGEIRVVVEKHCPGEVFDRAKHYFEKLAMHKTALRNGVLIYLAHEDHKFSIIGDAGIHTKVTADFWESTKEIMVQEFRKAAFAEGLIRGIQNAGAELAKFYPRQDDDINELPNDIVFGDK from the coding sequence ATGGGAGCATTTTCATCAGAAGAACAAGAAAAAGTAGTGCATGCAATCAGTTTGGCGGAGAATAGAACATCGGGCGAAATTCGTGTGGTTGTTGAAAAGCATTGCCCTGGGGAAGTTTTTGACCGTGCGAAGCATTATTTTGAGAAATTGGCCATGCATAAAACGGCCTTAAGAAATGGTGTTTTAATTTACTTAGCACATGAAGATCATAAATTTTCTATTATAGGAGATGCTGGTATCCATACAAAAGTAACAGCCGATTTTTGGGAGTCAACAAAGGAGATTATGGTTCAAGAATTTCGAAAGGCGGCTTTTGCAGAAGGGTTGATCCGAGGAATTCAGAACGCTGGTGCAGAATTAGCGAAATTTTACCCCAGACAGGATGACGATATTAATGAATTACCGAATGATATTGTTTTTGGCGATAAATAG
- a CDS encoding LemA family protein codes for MKRLLVAFFGLMVALSFSSCGYNTMVSQDENVKGKWAQVENAYQRRADLVPNLVNTVKGAAKHEEGTLTAVVEARAKATSITVDPTNLNEETIAQYQKVQDQFSGSLSKLMATVEAYPDLKANQSFLELQAQLEGTENRISTERRAYNEAVQQFNTTVRSFPNNLMAGMFGFKAKGTFTAQEGADKAPTVSF; via the coding sequence ATGAAAAGATTATTAGTCGCATTCTTTGGTTTAATGGTCGCGTTATCTTTCAGTTCATGTGGATACAATACCATGGTATCGCAAGATGAAAATGTGAAAGGAAAATGGGCACAGGTTGAAAATGCATATCAGAGACGTGCAGATTTAGTTCCAAATTTGGTGAATACTGTTAAGGGAGCAGCAAAGCACGAAGAAGGTACGTTGACAGCAGTAGTTGAAGCACGTGCGAAAGCAACTTCTATTACGGTAGATCCTACCAACTTGAATGAAGAAACAATTGCACAATATCAAAAAGTTCAAGATCAATTTTCAGGTTCATTGAGTAAATTGATGGCTACAGTGGAAGCTTATCCAGATTTGAAAGCAAATCAAAGCTTTTTAGAACTACAAGCACAATTGGAGGGTACCGAAAATAGAATTTCGACTGAACGCAGAGCATATAATGAAGCTGTACAGCAATTCAATACAACGGTACGTAGCTTCCCTAACAATTTAATGGCGGGTATGTTTGGTTTCAAAGCTAAAGGAACTTTTACAGCACAAGAAGGTGCAGATAAAGCGCCGACAGTATCATTCTAA
- a CDS encoding NAD(P)/FAD-dependent oxidoreductase, producing the protein MQKEIELAIAPERIEDHDYILNQGSIALKINFERIKGFKIRKRSIDARSRNVIFRARIIFFIDEKPTTEVFKTNFHAVQDAKPVLIIGAGPAGLFAALQCLEKGLKPIIVERGKDVQERRRDLAKLNREGIVDEDSNYCFGEGGAGTYSDGKLYTRSDKRGDIDKVLKLFVAHGATEDILVNARPHIGTNKLPHIIQAIRETIIEHGGEVIFEQRVVDITTEDNQVTGVTLASGTALKAKHVIVATGHSARDIFELFRKKNWLLEAKAFALGVRIEHPQEIIDQAQYHCEIRSEHLPPAYYSLVEQVNGRGVFSFCMCPGGVIAPCSTADNEIVVNGWSPSKRNNPHANSGTVIQINLEDVPGSDSNPFAMLDFQHEIEKRAFEVGGGKMVAPAQRMIDFVEGRISKDLPENSYKPGTISADLTQVLPKFVYEALRGALPIFGKKMKGYYTNEAILVAVESRTSSPIRIPRDKATLQHPEIKGLYPCAEGAGYAGGIISAAIDGMNCADAIN; encoded by the coding sequence ATGCAAAAAGAAATTGAATTAGCGATTGCTCCAGAAAGAATCGAAGATCATGATTACATTCTAAATCAGGGCTCTATAGCTTTAAAAATAAATTTTGAACGAATCAAGGGTTTTAAAATCCGTAAACGTTCTATTGATGCACGTAGCCGAAATGTTATATTCAGAGCACGTATTATTTTTTTTATAGACGAAAAACCTACTACCGAAGTTTTTAAGACAAATTTTCATGCTGTACAGGATGCAAAGCCGGTATTAATTATTGGCGCTGGTCCTGCCGGTTTATTTGCGGCACTTCAATGTCTAGAAAAGGGATTGAAACCAATCATTGTTGAACGGGGTAAAGACGTTCAAGAGCGCCGTCGTGATTTAGCGAAGCTAAACCGCGAGGGAATCGTTGACGAAGATTCAAACTATTGTTTTGGCGAAGGTGGTGCAGGTACTTATTCGGATGGTAAGCTCTATACTAGGTCTGATAAGCGTGGGGATATTGATAAAGTATTAAAACTATTTGTAGCGCATGGTGCTACTGAGGATATCTTAGTCAACGCACGTCCGCATATTGGTACCAACAAATTACCACATATCATCCAAGCCATTCGAGAAACTATTATCGAACACGGCGGTGAAGTTATTTTTGAACAACGTGTTGTGGATATCACCACTGAAGACAATCAGGTGACAGGTGTTACGCTTGCTAGCGGAACTGCATTAAAAGCCAAACATGTCATCGTGGCAACAGGACACTCGGCACGTGATATTTTTGAACTTTTCCGTAAAAAAAACTGGTTGCTTGAAGCAAAAGCTTTTGCTTTAGGTGTACGCATCGAACATCCACAAGAAATCATCGATCAGGCACAATACCACTGTGAAATCCGCAGTGAACACCTACCTCCAGCCTATTATAGTTTAGTGGAACAAGTAAATGGGCGTGGTGTATTTTCATTCTGTATGTGTCCTGGCGGTGTCATTGCCCCTTGTTCAACAGCAGATAATGAAATTGTGGTCAACGGTTGGTCGCCCTCTAAACGAAATAATCCACACGCCAACTCGGGCACGGTTATTCAGATCAACCTCGAAGATGTTCCGGGTTCGGACAGTAACCCATTTGCGATGTTGGACTTTCAGCATGAGATAGAAAAGCGTGCATTTGAAGTAGGTGGTGGAAAAATGGTTGCTCCTGCTCAACGTATGATTGATTTTGTCGAAGGCCGTATATCCAAAGATCTTCCGGAGAACTCGTATAAACCAGGCACAATATCAGCAGACCTTACGCAGGTACTTCCCAAATTTGTCTACGAGGCCCTACGCGGGGCTTTACCTATTTTTGGAAAAAAAATGAAAGGTTATTATACCAATGAAGCTATCTTGGTTGCTGTAGAATCTCGCACTTCATCCCCAATACGTATCCCGCGTGATAAAGCAACTTTACAACATCCTGAAATCAAAGGGCTTTACCCTTGCGCTGAAGGTGCGGGGTATGCTGGAGGAATTATTTCCGCCGCAATTGATGGGATGAATTGTGCAGATGCGATAAACTAA
- a CDS encoding MFS transporter, with amino-acid sequence MENKNWFQTYMYIWIGQFVSLLTSSAVNFAVIVWLSLTHKSAEVLALAGIAGLLPQALIGPFVGVFIDRWDRKKVMIFADAFIALCTLLMTFVLQGAAVSLSIIYLLLACRSVGSAFHAPAMQAIAPLMVPEDKLLRVSGINQMLQSVSSIAGPALGTLAITYFSIAQVLYLDVIGAAVAIVSLLFVTIPHLTVDSKLSFGQVWDDLKKGMQAIYHNRGLSLLFVYAMVATFCVMPIAIMFPLLTIGHFNGGKWEMSVIEIIWGVGMLVGGGLLSAFKVKFSKIIMINAMHIVLGLTFAFSGWFPSTWFIPFVIVTGIGGISMSLFSASFMTTIQEEVAPQMLGRVFSLYFSIAILPSVVGLLFTGFIADVIGVANAFVIAGLLMVVVGILSFFTPAVMRLGKK; translated from the coding sequence ATGGAAAATAAAAATTGGTTTCAAACCTACATGTATATTTGGATTGGACAATTTGTGTCATTATTGACCAGCTCTGCTGTCAATTTTGCCGTAATTGTTTGGCTGAGTTTAACACACAAATCTGCGGAGGTATTGGCTTTAGCAGGTATTGCCGGATTATTACCACAAGCACTTATTGGTCCTTTTGTAGGCGTTTTTATAGATCGTTGGGATCGTAAAAAAGTGATGATTTTTGCAGATGCATTTATCGCATTGTGTACATTGCTCATGACTTTTGTACTCCAAGGAGCCGCCGTAAGTTTATCGATCATCTATTTATTATTGGCATGTCGTTCTGTTGGTTCGGCATTCCATGCACCAGCTATGCAAGCGATAGCACCATTAATGGTGCCAGAAGATAAGCTTTTACGTGTATCAGGAATTAATCAGATGCTACAGTCTGTAAGTAGTATTGCAGGACCAGCATTGGGGACGTTGGCGATTACATATTTTTCAATCGCACAAGTGCTCTATTTGGACGTCATTGGTGCGGCAGTAGCGATTGTCTCCCTGCTTTTTGTTACCATTCCACATTTAACTGTGGATTCTAAATTATCGTTTGGGCAAGTATGGGATGATCTGAAAAAAGGGATGCAAGCTATTTATCACAATCGAGGCTTGAGCTTGTTATTCGTTTACGCTATGGTTGCCACTTTTTGTGTCATGCCAATAGCCATCATGTTTCCCTTATTGACCATCGGACATTTTAACGGAGGAAAGTGGGAGATGAGTGTGATTGAAATTATTTGGGGAGTGGGAATGTTGGTTGGAGGCGGTTTATTGAGCGCGTTTAAAGTTAAATTTTCTAAAATAATCATGATTAATGCAATGCATATTGTCTTAGGACTGACTTTCGCATTTTCAGGATGGTTTCCTTCGACCTGGTTTATCCCATTTGTGATAGTGACTGGAATTGGGGGGATATCGATGTCCTTATTTTCAGCATCCTTTATGACCACGATTCAGGAAGAGGTAGCTCCACAGATGTTGGGCCGCGTATTCTCGCTTTATTTTAGTATTGCTATTCTGCCTAGTGTCGTTGGTCTGCTCTTTACGGGTTTTATTGCTGATGTTATCGGGGTAGCCAATGCTTTTGTGATAGCAGGTCTATTGATGGTCGTTGTTGGGATACTGTCTTTCTTTACACCGGCAGTTATGCGCTTAGGGAAAAAATAG
- a CDS encoding PH domain-containing protein, giving the protein MMFIELMNDEATLVQLMTVIGLPTVLTAILLLSRPKYSIDNSYFYYKAGLINGKIAIENIRKIEVGKTLWVGFKPATARKGLIVHYNKYDEIYISPDSNENFINELLQYNPNIHLIRTI; this is encoded by the coding sequence ATGATGTTTATCGAACTTATGAATGATGAAGCAACTTTAGTTCAGTTGATGACCGTTATAGGGCTTCCTACAGTCTTAACGGCGATATTGCTATTATCGCGCCCAAAATATTCGATTGACAATTCATACTTTTATTATAAAGCTGGTCTAATTAATGGGAAGATTGCCATAGAGAATATCCGTAAAATTGAGGTTGGAAAGACATTATGGGTTGGCTTTAAACCAGCAACTGCTCGTAAGGGTTTGATTGTCCATTATAATAAATATGACGAAATTTACATCAGTCCCGATAGCAATGAAAATTTCATAAATGAACTGTTACAATATAATCCAAATATTCATCTTATAAGGACTATATAA
- a CDS encoding LytR/AlgR family response regulator transcription factor: MFKNILIVEDENWASESLLEKLSQLISAKFDYTVKTTVREATDWLLKHDVDLIFMDVQLGDGLSFDIFDQVKIQVPVIFTTAFEDYALKAFQNQGYAYLLKPYDEDELQEALNKVAHFFEDKNSNLPYKSRFLVRYGMRLKSIPTIEIAYFMAEDKLLYGYTNEGSQFIVEDTITGLVSKLDPQFFFQVNRKFIIHIESIVDMLKVGRNRIRLQVQPALPAEVEIIVSEDKSSDFQMWLDR; encoded by the coding sequence ATGTTTAAAAATATATTAATCGTAGAAGATGAAAACTGGGCTTCAGAGAGCTTATTGGAGAAATTGAGCCAATTGATTTCTGCAAAGTTTGATTATACGGTTAAGACTACGGTAAGAGAGGCTACAGATTGGCTACTGAAACATGACGTCGACTTGATTTTTATGGATGTACAGCTTGGGGATGGATTAAGTTTCGATATTTTTGATCAAGTTAAAATCCAAGTTCCAGTAATCTTCACAACTGCTTTCGAAGATTATGCGTTAAAGGCCTTTCAGAATCAAGGTTATGCTTATCTTTTGAAACCGTATGATGAAGATGAATTGCAAGAAGCATTAAATAAAGTAGCTCACTTTTTTGAAGATAAAAATAGTAATCTACCATATAAAAGTCGGTTTTTAGTACGTTATGGTATGCGTTTAAAATCGATTCCGACCATCGAAATTGCTTACTTTATGGCTGAAGATAAATTGTTGTATGGCTACACAAATGAGGGAAGTCAGTTTATCGTTGAAGATACCATTACCGGACTCGTATCAAAATTGGACCCTCAATTCTTCTTTCAGGTCAATCGCAAATTCATCATACATATCGAATCGATTGTCGATATGTTGAAGGTGGGTCGTAATCGTATCCGATTACAAGTGCAACCCGCGTTACCTGCAGAGGTTGAAATAATCGTGAGTGAAGACAAATCTTCAGATTTTCAAATGTGGTTGGATCGCTAG
- a CDS encoding RagB/SusD family nutrient uptake outer membrane protein, with protein sequence MKKNLIYIGLLVGGLLTTSCNKYLDIQPVGTVVPTTEADFRALMFSGYKVYPAHKSYLNLRTDELLLDEFSTDLGTLKDLYLWNDQNPDRHTQPMAWETLYKSIFYANHIIAEAKDKAGDTDNVKQIRAEAYLLRAYAHFELLNTYADNYNPATAATDRGVPLSIKVDLEQLFTPATVEKVYEQILTDMKEASDLLQIIDQATAVKYRFSRRAYEAFEARLRLYRGEWELAAKAADRGLAINADLEDLKDASSKLPNDFESKEMIQAWEEVGKTDVSRSTFISPALLAKYEKGDLRFARYFEKRWDDNIVSKKGGNNRFNVTFRNAELYLIKAEAAARLGKPTQAKQELTTLLKNRLTAATFAAAQTKLSTISDKDLISFIIEERAKEFALEGLRWYDLKRTTRPEIVHRYQSKDYFLNQNDPRYVIRYPKEAISNNPEL encoded by the coding sequence ATGAAAAAGAATTTAATATATATCGGATTGTTAGTTGGTGGACTATTAACCACTTCTTGCAATAAATATTTAGATATACAACCAGTAGGGACCGTCGTTCCTACTACCGAAGCTGATTTTAGAGCTTTGATGTTTAGTGGTTATAAAGTTTATCCAGCACATAAATCATACTTAAACTTACGTACAGATGAGTTGCTGTTGGATGAATTTTCTACAGATCTCGGAACATTGAAAGATCTTTATCTTTGGAATGATCAAAACCCTGATCGCCACACACAGCCAATGGCTTGGGAAACGCTCTATAAAAGTATCTTTTATGCCAACCACATCATTGCTGAGGCTAAGGACAAAGCAGGAGATACAGATAATGTAAAACAAATCCGTGCGGAAGCGTATTTATTACGTGCTTATGCGCATTTTGAATTGTTGAATACATATGCTGATAATTACAATCCAGCTACAGCAGCTACAGATCGTGGCGTACCACTTTCGATAAAAGTGGATTTGGAGCAGTTGTTTACTCCAGCAACGGTAGAAAAAGTATATGAACAAATTTTGACGGATATGAAAGAAGCGTCAGATTTACTTCAGATTATTGATCAAGCCACTGCTGTAAAATACAGATTCAGCCGTCGTGCTTATGAGGCTTTTGAAGCACGTTTAAGATTATACCGGGGTGAATGGGAACTTGCAGCGAAAGCGGCAGACCGTGGTTTAGCTATCAATGCCGATTTGGAAGATTTAAAGGACGCATCCTCAAAATTGCCCAACGATTTTGAATCTAAAGAAATGATTCAAGCCTGGGAAGAAGTAGGAAAGACGGATGTATCTCGTTCAACCTTCATCAGTCCGGCATTATTGGCAAAATACGAGAAAGGCGATTTACGCTTTGCACGTTATTTTGAGAAAAGATGGGATGATAATATTGTATCTAAAAAAGGTGGGAATAACCGTTTTAACGTAACCTTTAGGAATGCAGAATTATATTTGATTAAAGCAGAAGCCGCAGCTCGTTTAGGAAAACCTACTCAAGCGAAACAAGAATTGACTACACTATTGAAAAACAGATTGACCGCTGCAACCTTTGCAGCGGCTCAAACAAAGTTGTCAACAATTAGTGATAAAGACTTGATTTCGTTTATTATCGAGGAACGTGCAAAGGAGTTTGCTTTAGAGGGACTACGTTGGTACGATCTGAAGCGTACAACTCGTCCAGAAATTGTACATCGTTACCAGTCTAAAGATTATTTCTTAAATCAAAATGATCCACGTTATGTGATTCGTTATCCCAAAGAAGCGATATCGAATAACCCAGAATTGTAA